The following coding sequences lie in one Miscanthus floridulus cultivar M001 chromosome 9, ASM1932011v1, whole genome shotgun sequence genomic window:
- the LOC136482160 gene encoding bidirectional sugar transporter SWEET14-like — MAGLSLQHPMAFTFGLLGNIISFMTYLAPLPTFYRIYKSKSTQGFQSVPYVVALFSAMLWIYYALLKSNEFLLITINSAGCVIETLYIVMYLLYAPKKAKLFTAKILLLLNVGVFGLILLLTLLLSAGQHRVVVLGWVCVAFSVSVFVAPLSIIRQVVRTRSVEFMPFSLSLSLTVSAVVWFLYGLLIKDKYVALPNVLGFSFGVVQMGLYALYRNATPRVPAKEVSDDAKEAAISVDDSTFKVPGEHVVTIAKLSAAPPAVVELIKAQQPPEEAKVAKPAENGTAAAPANIQRNADQV, encoded by the exons ATGGCTGGCCTGTCTCTACAGCATCCCATGGCCTTCACCTTCGGACTCCTCG GCAACATCATCTCCTTCATGACCTACCTGGCACCACT GCCGACGTTCTACCGGATCTACAAGAGCAAGTCGACGCAGGGGTTCCAGTCGGTGCCGTACGTGGTGGCCCTCTTCAGCGCCATGCTGTGGATCTACTACGCGCTGCTCAAGTCCAACGAGTTCCTGCTCATCACCATCAACTCCGCCGGCTGCGTCATCGAGACCCTCTACATCGTCATGTACCTCCTCTACGCGCCCAAGAAGGCAAAg CTGTTCACGGCCAAGATCCTGCTCCTCCTGAACGTGGGCGTGTTCgggctcatcctcctcctcacgcTGCTCCTCTCCGCCGGACAGCACCGCGTCGTCGTCCTCGGCTGGGTCTGCGTCGCCTTCTCCGTCAGCGTCTTCGTCGCGCCACTCAGCATCATC CGTCAGGTGGTGCGCACAAGGAGCGTGGAGTTCATGCCCTtctcgctctccctctccctcaccgtCAGCGCCGTCGTCTGGTTCCTCTACGGCCTGCTCATCAAGGACAAATACGTCGCC CTGCCAAACGTGCTTGGCTTCAGCTTCGGTGTCGTCCAGATGGGCCTGTACGCGCTCTACCGCAACGCGACGCCCAGGGTGCCCGCCAAGGAGGTGTCCGACGACGCCAAGGAGGCGGCGATTTCGGTCGACGACAGCACCTTCAAGGTGCCCGGCGAGCATGTGGTGACCATTGCCAAGCTGTCCGCCGCACCACCTGCCGTGGTGGAGCTTATCAAGGCCCAGCAACCCCCGGAGGAGGCCAAGGTGGCCAAGCCGGCCGAGAACGGCACGGCGGCGGCACCGGCAAACATCCAACGCAACGCCGACCAAGTCTAG